The Candidatus Kryptonium sp. genome contains a region encoding:
- a CDS encoding phenol hydroxylase subunit P4: MAVKALYNYKFPARDRAEVFGDDIIVYAYWLDNPFFCSASAWRVPKNMKWKDFVGQIFGQLYGLDPDFKKVKEWKWYHFDSEFKPDDEKTLSELGLRHKSIVKFKPA; encoded by the coding sequence ATGGCTGTTAAAGCTCTTTATAATTACAAGTTTCCTGCTCGTGATAGAGCAGAGGTTTTCGGCGATGACATAATCGTTTACGCATATTGGCTTGATAATCCATTTTTCTGCTCTGCTTCTGCATGGAGAGTTCCGAAAAATATGAAATGGAAAGATTTCGTCGGGCAAATTTTCGGGCAACTTTACGGACTTGATCCTGATTTTAAGAAAGTTAAAGAATGGAAGTGGTATCATTTTGATAGCGAGTTTAAGCCCGATGATGAAAAAACACTTTCGGAGCTTGGTTTAAGACATAAATCAATAGTCAAATTTAAGCCGGCTTAA
- a CDS encoding 2Fe-2S iron-sulfur cluster-binding protein, translating to MKYKVKIEPLGVEVTCDENQTILDACLRNGVWIPHACTHGTCGTCKSRIVEGEFDFGLASNFALMDFEREEGYALICTAKPKSDLIIEADVEIEEGIEFYPVKDFTGKVVKIYDCARDTRKLIIEIINDKIFYLAGQYIQLDIPGTGQNRAYSIASRPVADGNSMIELQIKKVPGGIGSKYVFEELKEGDTVKFAGPFGRFVLRKKFENPILFLAGGTGLAPIKAMILDAIESGLKQEMYLFHGVRSTRDLYDQDIFWEIERQNKNFHYIPALSEKLEEDEWDGELGFVHEVLERKFQKFAGFKAYISGPPPMVDACVKTLMRGRLFAEDIYVEKFFNEKDRITGGSKVGIVSRI from the coding sequence ATGAAATACAAAGTCAAAATTGAACCGCTCGGTGTTGAAGTAACCTGCGATGAAAATCAAACTATACTTGACGCATGTCTGAGAAATGGAGTATGGATTCCGCATGCTTGTACTCACGGGACTTGCGGGACATGCAAATCAAGAATCGTTGAAGGTGAGTTTGATTTCGGACTTGCTTCAAATTTCGCATTGATGGATTTTGAAAGGGAGGAAGGATATGCTTTGATTTGCACCGCAAAACCCAAAAGCGATCTTATAATAGAAGCGGATGTTGAAATTGAAGAGGGAATTGAATTTTATCCTGTAAAAGATTTTACAGGCAAAGTTGTTAAAATTTATGACTGCGCGCGCGATACACGAAAACTCATAATTGAAATTATCAACGACAAAATCTTCTATCTCGCTGGACAATACATTCAACTTGATATCCCGGGGACAGGTCAAAATCGTGCATATTCAATTGCTTCAAGACCAGTTGCTGATGGCAACTCAATGATTGAACTTCAAATAAAGAAAGTCCCCGGTGGTATCGGCTCTAAATATGTTTTTGAAGAATTGAAAGAAGGTGATACAGTTAAATTTGCAGGTCCATTTGGAAGATTTGTGTTAAGAAAAAAATTTGAAAACCCGATACTTTTCCTCGCTGGTGGGACAGGGCTTGCGCCAATAAAAGCTATGATCCTTGACGCAATTGAAAGTGGATTGAAACAAGAAATGTATCTTTTCCACGGTGTCAGATCAACGCGTGATCTTTATGATCAAGACATCTTTTGGGAAATTGAAAGGCAAAACAAGAATTTTCATTACATACCCGCTTTATCCGAGAAGTTGGAGGAAGACGAATGGGATGGTGAGCTTGGATTCGTCCATGAGGTTCTTGAGAGAAAATTTCAAAAATTTGCGGGCTTTAAGGCATACATTTCCGGACCGCCACCGATGGTTGATGCGTGCGTGAAAACATTGATGCGCGGAAGATTGTTCGCAGAAGATATTTATGTTGAAAAATTTTTCAACGAAAAAGATAGAATAACAGGAGGTTCAAAAGTTGGCATTGTATCAAGAATATAA
- a CDS encoding alpha/beta fold hydrolase, giving the protein MALYQEYKNDRSPQMIELDKLEAGYFENIGGIKTHFHRMGSGVPIVFLHGSGPGVSAWANWRLTLPFFIESGFEVFAPDIVGFGYTERPENFEYTHKSRVKHIVDFIKHFDLWEVNIVGNSMGGALALAVALEIPERIRKLVIMGSIGVKFPITEGLLTVWSYKPSLENMKKVIAALSSSSDLVGDDLIKMRYEASIQPGFQETYEKMFYPPYQKHIDEMDVEDKLGEIKAPVLVIHGKLDKVIPYQVSIRIFEKLPNAELHIFGDCGHWTQIEKKDEFNKLVKDFLLR; this is encoded by the coding sequence TTGGCATTGTATCAAGAATATAAAAATGATCGTTCGCCTCAAATGATTGAACTTGATAAGCTTGAAGCAGGATATTTTGAAAATATAGGTGGAATTAAAACTCATTTTCACAGGATGGGCTCTGGAGTTCCGATAGTCTTTCTTCACGGTTCAGGTCCTGGTGTTTCTGCGTGGGCGAATTGGAGATTGACACTTCCATTTTTTATTGAAAGCGGTTTTGAAGTTTTTGCTCCTGATATAGTTGGATTTGGTTATACAGAAAGACCGGAAAATTTTGAGTATACGCATAAAAGCAGAGTTAAACATATTGTTGATTTTATAAAACACTTTGACCTTTGGGAGGTTAATATCGTTGGAAATTCCATGGGGGGAGCCCTTGCCCTTGCGGTCGCTCTTGAAATTCCAGAAAGAATAAGAAAACTTGTCATAATGGGGAGCATCGGGGTAAAATTCCCGATAACGGAAGGACTTTTGACAGTATGGAGTTATAAACCAAGCTTGGAAAATATGAAAAAAGTTATCGCAGCTTTATCAAGCTCTTCTGACCTCGTTGGAGATGATCTAATCAAAATGAGGTATGAAGCGTCAATTCAACCTGGATTTCAAGAGACATATGAAAAAATGTTTTATCCTCCGTATCAAAAACACATTGATGAAATGGATGTTGAAGATAAATTGGGCGAAATAAAAGCACCTGTGCTTGTGATCCACGGGAAACTTGATAAAGTTATACCTTATCAGGTAAGTATAAGAATTTTTGAGAAATTGCCGAACGCTGAACTTCACATATTTGGTGATTGCGGACATTGGACTCAAATTGAAAAGAAAGATGAATTTAACAAACTCGTTAAGGATTTTCTCTTGAGGTGA
- a CDS encoding 2Fe-2S iron-sulfur cluster-binding protein: MQNGKFKIHLLPNNITFLCRENETILDAALRAGIELPHGCTKGGCGVCKIKVKGKVEFGRVSKVMLTDEEKENGFCLSCRAIPLEDIQISLVDGSPARVVRYDEFYSFLFKTRTNL, encoded by the coding sequence ATGCAAAATGGAAAATTTAAAATACATCTTTTGCCGAACAACATAACATTTCTTTGTCGTGAAAATGAAACAATTCTTGATGCTGCATTAAGAGCTGGGATTGAGCTACCGCACGGTTGCACGAAAGGTGGGTGCGGGGTTTGCAAAATTAAAGTTAAAGGTAAAGTTGAATTTGGCAGGGTTTCAAAAGTTATGCTGACAGATGAAGAGAAAGAAAATGGTTTTTGTCTTTCTTGTAGGGCTATACCACTTGAAGATATTCAAATTAGTTTAGTTGATGGTTCGCCCGCGAGAGTGGTAAGATATGATGAGTTTTATTCTTTTCTTTTCAAAACGAGAACAAATCTTTAA
- a CDS encoding catechol 2,3-dioxygenase: protein MPFRISRLGYVEVRVLDLDDALDFYTNVLGLQLVERAGKKAYLKTWDEQLAYSVILTESDSAGMVRAAWRTVDPEDVDYFERKLRQYEVQYQVIPEDYKRGKAISFKTPSGHTFEIFYEIEIPGNMLPKESPDPWPRDLKFDAINPPKIDHTLITAPDPTKMIRFCEEVLEFRATEYVVNSEGQPIAAWLYQARQQPHDLAIVPGREAGMHHFAFHISSAQDIFRAADIMVMNDVKIDWGPGRHGITRGSGIYFFDPFGNRIETFGGYTAYLFDPGAKPITWTEETMGKGVFYYERKLVETFLTVYT, encoded by the coding sequence ATGCCGTTTAGAATTTCACGCCTCGGCTATGTTGAAGTCAGGGTCCTTGACCTTGACGATGCCCTTGATTTCTATACAAATGTCCTGGGGCTTCAACTTGTTGAAAGAGCTGGTAAAAAAGCATATTTGAAAACTTGGGATGAACAGCTTGCTTACTCGGTTATATTGACTGAATCTGACTCGGCAGGGATGGTAAGAGCAGCGTGGAGAACTGTTGATCCTGAAGATGTTGATTATTTTGAAAGGAAGTTAAGACAATATGAAGTTCAATATCAAGTTATCCCTGAAGATTACAAGCGAGGAAAGGCGATAAGCTTTAAAACGCCTTCTGGCCATACTTTTGAAATCTTTTACGAGATTGAGATACCTGGAAATATGCTTCCGAAAGAAAGCCCAGACCCGTGGCCAAGAGATTTGAAATTTGATGCAATTAATCCACCGAAAATTGATCATACATTGATAACAGCTCCAGATCCGACGAAGATGATAAGATTTTGTGAAGAAGTTCTTGAGTTCAGAGCAACAGAATATGTTGTAAATAGTGAAGGACAACCAATTGCTGCATGGTTGTATCAAGCAAGACAACAACCTCATGACCTTGCGATTGTGCCAGGAAGAGAGGCTGGAATGCATCATTTCGCATTTCATATATCAAGTGCGCAAGACATCTTTCGTGCAGCAGATATAATGGTTATGAATGATGTTAAAATTGATTGGGGTCCAGGTCGTCATGGGATTACGAGAGGAAGCGGAATTTATTTCTTTGATCCATTCGGAAACAGAATTGAAACATTCGGAGGATACACCGCATATCTTTTTGACCCCGGAGCGAAACCAATTACTTGGACAGAAGAGACGATGGGCAAAGGTGTGTTTTACTACGAGAGAAAACTTGTTGAAACATTTTTGACAGTTTACACATAA
- a CDS encoding T9SS type A sorting domain-containing protein, with protein sequence MKKVLLLLALLIIVSNVWGQTTRISTKTGNWNDPTAWNPSGIPSSADSVVIQSGHTITVNVNAMAKAIRLLGAGSGTRLKINNNVTLTIYGSLSGDASPSSTLIQTEGTGKVRFEGDSRMLFLQSWAANPQGWTLEIALNPNAVGTSASTNIKAGTLIISSGTLQITGDVRPDSGTSETGKLFINSGAKLIVGGNIRRTGTAGAKCNLVQIEGTLEISGSEISANNIVVKSGGVLISKRAEGHTINGNLTYEPGSTLEYAASTSQTTGGELTSNVSNLKINNAQGVTLNSSTTVENLIFTNGKLITTASRTIKVTGSVTGAGAGKFVEGNLVYPVSSTGSKKWEVGQENDYLPVTINFTSLSGSGDVTVSAIDSVSQQPGGPLGDNKVLRRWFRIEKTAGITSFSANITFSYSDADLARQGITDETSLRVFQWDGTQWIELPVTSRDLANNTITVSGVTSFSDFVISSTADNPLPVTIKQFFAKVSGNAVKLFIETATEANGFKGFNIYKGESLDAFNLVASYVSNDNLKAKGSNAFGAIYEWEDKNVVKGRKYYYKLGAVNANGEELLDRVVEVNVEVPSSFALHQNYPNPFNPTTTIEFDIPKETNAKLEIFNLKGEKVAELINRKLEPGRYSVVVEFRDMPSGVYFYKLTTNEFSDVKKMVLMK encoded by the coding sequence ATGAAGAAAGTGCTTTTACTTCTTGCATTACTCATAATTGTTTCAAATGTGTGGGGACAAACTACGAGAATATCTACTAAAACTGGAAACTGGAATGATCCTACAGCTTGGAATCCCTCAGGAATCCCAAGTAGTGCTGATTCCGTTGTGATACAAAGTGGACATACAATTACGGTTAATGTAAATGCAATGGCTAAGGCAATAAGACTTTTAGGTGCTGGTTCAGGAACGCGATTAAAGATTAACAATAATGTCACTTTAACTATATATGGCAGTTTAAGTGGTGATGCATCGCCTTCATCGACATTAATTCAAACTGAAGGAACTGGTAAAGTTAGGTTTGAAGGAGATTCAAGAATGCTATTTCTACAATCTTGGGCAGCAAATCCTCAAGGGTGGACACTTGAAATAGCTCTTAACCCAAACGCTGTTGGAACCTCTGCTTCAACAAACATAAAAGCTGGAACTTTGATTATCTCAAGTGGTACACTGCAAATAACTGGTGATGTAAGACCTGATAGCGGAACTTCAGAAACTGGGAAACTTTTTATAAATAGTGGAGCTAAATTAATCGTCGGTGGGAATATAAGAAGAACTGGAACAGCTGGAGCAAAATGCAATTTGGTACAAATTGAAGGCACTCTTGAAATCAGTGGTTCTGAGATATCTGCTAACAATATAGTAGTAAAAAGTGGTGGTGTTCTTATAAGTAAAAGAGCAGAAGGTCATACCATAAATGGTAATCTAACATATGAACCCGGTTCAACGCTTGAATATGCTGCATCTACATCTCAAACGACTGGTGGTGAATTAACTTCAAATGTTTCAAATCTCAAAATTAACAACGCTCAAGGGGTTACTTTAAATTCATCCACTACAGTTGAAAACCTAATCTTTACCAATGGAAAGTTAATTACAACTGCTTCAAGGACAATCAAAGTTACTGGATCTGTCACAGGAGCTGGTGCAGGAAAGTTTGTTGAAGGAAATCTTGTGTATCCTGTTTCATCAACAGGTTCAAAGAAATGGGAAGTCGGGCAAGAAAACGATTATCTGCCTGTCACAATAAACTTTACATCACTTTCTGGCTCCGGTGATGTGACTGTTTCCGCAATTGATAGTGTTTCTCAACAACCAGGCGGACCACTTGGAGATAATAAGGTTTTGAGAAGATGGTTCAGAATTGAAAAAACAGCAGGTATCACAAGTTTTTCCGCAAACATAACATTTTCCTACTCTGACGCAGACCTTGCACGCCAAGGTATAACCGATGAAACCTCACTTCGTGTATTCCAATGGGATGGAACTCAATGGATAGAATTACCAGTGACATCAAGGGATTTGGCTAACAACACTATAACCGTTTCGGGGGTTACATCATTTTCTGATTTCGTAATTTCCTCTACTGCTGATAATCCTTTGCCAGTTACCATCAAACAATTCTTTGCAAAAGTATCTGGAAATGCTGTCAAACTTTTTATTGAAACAGCAACAGAGGCAAATGGATTCAAAGGATTTAACATTTACAAAGGTGAAAGCTTGGATGCGTTTAACCTTGTTGCATCATATGTAAGCAACGACAACTTAAAAGCAAAGGGCTCAAATGCCTTCGGTGCTATCTACGAGTGGGAAGATAAAAATGTCGTCAAAGGCAGGAAATACTACTATAAACTCGGCGCAGTAAACGCAAATGGCGAAGAATTACTTGACAGAGTTGTTGAAGTTAATGTTGAAGTCCCATCTTCATTTGCCTTGCATCAAAATTATCCGAACCCATTCAATCCGACAACAACGATAGAATTTGACATACCAAAGGAGACGAACGCTAAACTTGAGATATTCAATTTAAAAGGTGAAAAAGTTGCGGAATTGATAAATAGAAAATTAGAACCTGGGCGTTACAGCGTTGTGGTTGAGTTCAGGGATATGCCAAGTGGAGTTTATTTCTACAAGTTGACGACGAATGAATTTTCAGATGTTAAGAAGATGGTTTTGATGAAGTGA
- a CDS encoding bifunctional oligoribonuclease/PAP phosphatase NrnA — MAHLNINQLQFEQVKEVINRSQNFVITTHVNPDGDGLGCETAFLHFLEKLGKSATVINVSETPDNYKFLDPENKFVVFNEQNYEHVEKILNADVILICDMNQSHRLKAMEKYVLQSRAVKIIIDHHLETQNFADYYLIDINSPASGEIAYKLIKLFDEVKIDKTIAVGLYTAIMTDTGSFRFPRTDSDTHRIVAELIDVGVDPTEIYDKVYEQSSLGRMKLLGKCLSEMQTMYDGQLGYIVVTQEMLKNYSVKEWETDGFVQTILSITGIKVAIFLLELKDGVKLSFRSKGDIPINELAKEFGGNGHKNAAGARLYNVSIEDILKQVIEKAEKYIYFAEKQIEVIK, encoded by the coding sequence ATGGCGCATTTAAATATAAATCAACTTCAGTTTGAGCAAGTCAAGGAGGTCATAAATAGATCGCAAAATTTCGTCATCACAACGCATGTCAATCCCGATGGAGATGGGCTCGGATGTGAAACGGCGTTTCTGCATTTCCTTGAAAAACTTGGAAAATCAGCAACGGTTATAAATGTCAGCGAAACACCAGATAACTACAAATTCCTTGATCCAGAGAATAAATTCGTCGTCTTTAACGAACAAAATTATGAACATGTTGAAAAAATTTTAAACGCAGATGTGATATTGATTTGCGATATGAATCAGTCGCATAGATTAAAAGCGATGGAAAAATATGTCCTTCAAAGCAGAGCTGTTAAAATTATAATTGATCATCACCTTGAGACGCAAAATTTCGCTGATTATTATCTAATTGACATCAACTCTCCCGCAAGCGGTGAAATCGCATATAAACTTATAAAATTGTTTGATGAGGTTAAGATTGACAAAACAATTGCAGTTGGGCTTTACACTGCGATTATGACGGATACCGGTTCCTTTAGATTTCCGAGAACCGATTCAGATACACATCGCATTGTCGCTGAATTGATTGATGTTGGGGTAGATCCAACCGAAATTTATGATAAAGTTTATGAGCAAAGTTCCCTCGGGCGAATGAAACTTCTTGGCAAGTGTCTCTCCGAAATGCAAACAATGTATGATGGACAGCTTGGTTATATAGTTGTAACTCAAGAGATGTTGAAAAATTATAGTGTCAAGGAGTGGGAAACAGATGGATTTGTTCAGACAATTTTAAGTATCACAGGAATTAAAGTAGCGATTTTTTTGCTTGAGCTTAAAGATGGGGTGAAGTTGAGCTTTAGGTCAAAAGGTGATATACCAATAAATGAACTTGCAAAGGAATTCGGAGGAAATGGACATAAGAACGCTGCTGGCGCTCGGCTTTACAATGTTTCCATTGAAGATATTTTAAAACAAGTTATTGAAAAGGCCGAAAAATATATTTATTTTGCTGAAAAACAAATTGAGGTGATAAAATGA
- a CDS encoding leucyl aminopeptidase, producing MKLTYSKGKLNTVKADSLIVLTFSDKDLLAKTVNKLDKYLNGQLNALVSAGDFKGKEKEVVVLYPTNSDMKSKRVIIVGLGEREKITLEKIRRSCAVASKKAQSLKSETIAIEFPDYSLLKDKINEDLSYIAQSVAEGSVLALYKFDKYLTNEEQKSHKVKEVIVFSEEDSKDIREGIRVADIVCSAVYLARDLANAPANEIYPETLAQAAINSGKKYGYKVKVLGKPEIEKLGMGGLLAVNSGSARPPRFIIMEYKGNPRSKETYVIAGKGITFDSGGLSIKPAQGMEEMKMDMSGAAAVIATMEAVARLKLPVNLVGLVPATENMPGGSAYRPGDIIRTYSGKTIEVINTDAEGRIILADALGYAQRYKPAAIIDLATLTGACVVALGYFATGMFGNDEKLMEEIKKAGEKTYERVWQMPTWDEYDQLIKSDVADVKNSGGRWAGAITAAKFLQKFVGNYPWVHLDIAGTAMLDKEYDYQPKGGSGVGVRLLVEFFRNKSKKK from the coding sequence ATGAAGTTGACATATTCAAAGGGGAAATTAAACACGGTAAAGGCGGACTCTTTAATTGTCTTGACATTTTCAGATAAAGATCTTTTGGCAAAAACCGTGAACAAACTTGATAAATATCTAAATGGACAGCTTAATGCTTTGGTTTCTGCTGGTGATTTCAAAGGGAAGGAGAAAGAGGTTGTGGTTCTTTATCCGACAAATTCCGATATGAAATCAAAGAGAGTGATCATCGTTGGACTTGGCGAAAGAGAAAAGATAACGCTTGAGAAAATTCGTCGTTCCTGCGCAGTTGCTTCAAAGAAAGCACAAAGTTTGAAATCTGAAACAATAGCGATAGAATTTCCAGATTATTCATTGCTTAAAGATAAAATCAACGAGGATCTCTCTTACATTGCGCAATCCGTGGCGGAAGGTTCAGTTTTGGCACTTTATAAATTTGATAAATATCTGACCAACGAGGAACAAAAAAGCCATAAAGTTAAAGAGGTAATTGTGTTTTCTGAAGAGGATTCAAAAGATATTAGGGAAGGTATAAGAGTTGCGGATATAGTTTGTAGTGCTGTTTATTTGGCTCGTGATCTTGCAAATGCCCCTGCAAATGAGATATATCCAGAAACTCTTGCTCAAGCTGCGATAAATTCTGGAAAAAAATATGGTTATAAAGTAAAGGTTCTTGGAAAGCCTGAGATTGAAAAGCTTGGCATGGGTGGATTGCTTGCTGTAAATTCTGGAAGCGCAAGACCACCGAGATTTATAATCATGGAATACAAAGGAAATCCGAGAAGCAAAGAGACATATGTAATTGCTGGCAAAGGAATAACATTTGATAGCGGTGGATTATCTATCAAACCAGCTCAGGGAATGGAAGAGATGAAAATGGATATGTCAGGTGCAGCTGCAGTCATTGCAACGATGGAGGCAGTTGCGAGGTTAAAATTACCTGTTAATCTCGTCGGTCTTGTTCCAGCAACTGAAAATATGCCCGGTGGTTCTGCTTATAGACCTGGGGACATAATAAGAACATACAGCGGGAAGACAATTGAGGTTATTAACACAGACGCTGAAGGTAGAATTATACTTGCAGATGCTCTCGGCTACGCTCAAAGATATAAACCAGCTGCTATAATTGACCTTGCAACTTTAACAGGCGCTTGCGTTGTCGCTCTTGGTTATTTTGCAACCGGCATGTTTGGAAACGATGAGAAACTTATGGAAGAGATTAAAAAAGCTGGAGAAAAGACATATGAACGCGTATGGCAAATGCCAACTTGGGATGAATACGATCAACTTATAAAAAGTGATGTAGCAGATGTCAAAAACTCCGGTGGAAGATGGGCAGGAGCAATAACCGCAGCAAAGTTTTTGCAAAAGTTTGTCGGGAATTATCCTTGGGTGCATCTTGATATTGCAGGGACCGCGATGCTTGATAAAGAATACGATTATCAACCCAAAGGTGGTTCTGGAGTAGGTGTTAGATTGCTCGTTGAATTTTTCAGGAACAAATCAAAGAAGAAATAA
- a CDS encoding cysteine synthase family protein, translated as MQNSILSKIGNTPLIKIDKINPYSKNISIYAKAEWFNPGGSVKDRPALYMIMDGIKRGLLTKDKIIIDATSGNTGIAYAMIGAVLGYRVKLALPSNASLERKKILKAYGAELIFTDPLEGTDGAQKVVKEIVEREPELYFYPDQYNNDANWRSHYETTAVEIINQTNGKITHFVAGLGTTGTFVGTAKRLKEFNSKIKTIAVQPDSPLHGIEGLKHLPTAIVPGIFEPELVDELIEVSTEEAYEMVKLLAKVEGLFVGVSSGAVMAACLKLAQKIEEGLIVTVFPDSGFKYLSEKFWEETNFVNTDDRNIR; from the coding sequence ATGCAAAATTCAATTTTATCAAAAATCGGGAATACTCCGCTAATAAAGATAGACAAAATAAACCCATACTCAAAAAATATCTCAATCTACGCAAAAGCGGAGTGGTTCAATCCTGGGGGTTCGGTTAAAGACCGTCCAGCGCTTTACATGATAATGGATGGAATAAAGCGTGGACTTTTGACCAAAGATAAAATTATAATTGATGCAACAAGTGGGAATACGGGAATTGCTTATGCTATGATAGGCGCTGTTCTCGGTTATAGAGTTAAACTTGCCCTACCTTCTAACGCAAGTTTGGAAAGAAAGAAAATTCTCAAAGCTTACGGAGCTGAGCTAATTTTCACAGATCCACTTGAGGGGACTGATGGAGCACAGAAAGTTGTTAAGGAAATCGTAGAGAGAGAACCTGAACTTTATTTTTATCCAGACCAATATAACAACGATGCAAATTGGCGTTCTCACTATGAGACGACGGCAGTTGAAATTATAAATCAAACGAATGGAAAAATAACTCATTTCGTTGCTGGACTTGGGACTACTGGGACTTTCGTCGGCACCGCTAAAAGATTGAAGGAATTTAATTCAAAAATAAAAACGATCGCTGTCCAACCTGATTCGCCTCTTCACGGCATTGAAGGGTTAAAGCATTTACCAACCGCAATTGTGCCTGGAATTTTTGAACCTGAACTTGTTGATGAATTAATTGAGGTTTCAACTGAAGAAGCATATGAAATGGTAAAATTGCTTGCGAAGGTTGAAGGTTTGTTTGTTGGAGTTTCCTCTGGAGCTGTAATGGCAGCGTGTTTGAAACTTGCGCAAAAAATTGAGGAGGGTCTCATCGTCACGGTTTTCCCCGATTCGGGATTCAAATATCTAAGCGAAAAATTTTGGGAAGAAACAAATTTTGTAAATACCGATGATAGAAATATCAGATGA
- a CDS encoding M67 family metallopeptidase: MIEISDEIITEIRSHAEETYPEECCGVLIGKFDVFQKVVFEILRIENSKETERNRRYLIKPQDYLKAEKYAKEKGYDIIGFYHSHPNHPAKPSEYDREHAFPFLSYIIVSVENGRSKEVNSWVLREDRSEFDPEEIEIKNKI, from the coding sequence ATGATAGAAATATCAGATGAAATAATTACGGAGATAAGATCGCACGCTGAAGAAACATATCCAGAAGAGTGTTGCGGTGTTCTGATTGGAAAGTTTGATGTTTTTCAAAAAGTTGTGTTTGAAATTTTAAGAATTGAAAACTCCAAAGAAACCGAGAGAAACAGGCGATATCTGATAAAACCGCAGGACTATCTTAAAGCTGAAAAGTACGCTAAAGAAAAAGGATACGATATAATTGGATTCTATCATTCACACCCCAACCACCCAGCGAAGCCATCTGAATATGATAGGGAGCATGCGTTTCCATTCCTATCTTACATTATTGTTTCAGTTGAAAATGGGAGATCTAAAGAAGTTAACAGTTGGGTTCTAAGGGAAGACAGAAGCGAGTTTGATCCTGAGGAAATTGAAATTAAAAATAAAATTTGA
- a CDS encoding MoaD/ThiS family protein, which translates to MSVKVMIPTPLRPYTDNKDTIEVDGQTVRELLENLANRYPQLKRHLFSENGNLRNFINIYINDEDIRYLEGDNTKLKEGDIVSIVPAIAGGS; encoded by the coding sequence ATGTCAGTGAAAGTTATGATCCCAACCCCGTTAAGACCATACACTGATAATAAAGATACAATTGAAGTTGATGGGCAAACTGTTAGAGAACTATTGGAAAACTTGGCAAATAGATATCCGCAATTGAAGCGGCATCTTTTTTCTGAGAATGGGAATTTGCGAAATTTTATAAACATTTACATCAATGACGAAGATATAAGGTATCTTGAGGGTGATAATACAAAGTTAAAAGAAGGAGACATTGTTAGCATAGTTCCAGCGATTGCAGGCGGAAGCTAA